In Bacteroidota bacterium, one DNA window encodes the following:
- a CDS encoding acyltransferase, which yields MPAQEVLDFYGYKGFFGKMRYAVKFVWRFFLDKVAFFCFIKSWRTTIHRWRGVNIGKGVYIGHEVMFDRVFTDQIFIGDNTSIGDRTIITAHANIPSDTRLKKIYPRQVMQTRIGNGVWIMPNVIIAPGVTIGDEAVIATGSVVTKDIPPRCLAAGVPAKVVKDLSTHDAFKN from the coding sequence ATGCCTGCACAAGAAGTACTCGACTTTTATGGTTACAAAGGTTTCTTTGGGAAGATGCGCTATGCGGTAAAATTTGTGTGGCGGTTTTTTCTGGATAAGGTTGCCTTTTTTTGCTTTATCAAGAGCTGGAGAACTACCATCCACAGATGGCGTGGTGTGAACATCGGCAAAGGTGTTTACATTGGTCATGAGGTGATGTTTGACAGGGTGTTTACGGATCAGATCTTTATCGGTGACAACACTTCTATCGGCGATAGAACTATTATCACGGCGCATGCAAATATTCCATCTGATACGCGCTTGAAAAAGATCTATCCACGGCAAGTTATGCAGACACGCATAGGCAATGGTGTATGGATCATGCCGAATGTTATTATAGCGCCCGGGGTTACGATCGGTGATGAAGCTGTTATTGCAACAGGCTCTGTTGTTACAAAAGATATTCCTCCAAGATGTCTGGCCGCAGGTGTACCTGCAAAAGTAGTAAAGGATCTTTCCACTCATGATGCTTTTAAGAACTGA
- a CDS encoding nucleotidyltransferase domain-containing protein produces MVTGQKRIYFLNRYINGGYFTPSGGMLSVFSPNFLFRRNSAVICKLYSGHNFKSEADKEFIDIPAYTGSNQYLAQMAKALTALKPSLKAVLVHGSYATGEEIAYSDFDGLIIISKEALHNRKQLSEAAYNLHELRKYMHLIDPFQHHGWFVLSEYDLANYPEWFLPTAVLHHSKSLLGNTRLEINVQEVPDVDFKRSFLRLCDSLKRKLSASKSDWNIYQLKAIFSEFMMLPSAYVQVRDDKGIFKKYSFAEMRRDFTDDEFAVMDEVSNIRLNWMVDLTDRQKKFFERIDFLSWKGRQKIELSTPVFIELSINNGIFSRMNNFTALVKHTILNSNKNE; encoded by the coding sequence ATGGTTACGGGACAAAAACGGATATATTTTCTGAATCGATACATAAACGGCGGGTATTTCACGCCGTCAGGAGGTATGTTGTCTGTCTTTTCTCCTAATTTCCTGTTTCGCAGAAATTCTGCTGTTATCTGTAAACTCTATAGTGGCCATAATTTCAAGTCTGAAGCTGACAAGGAATTCATCGATATTCCGGCCTACACCGGTAGCAATCAGTATCTGGCGCAGATGGCTAAAGCACTAACTGCTCTGAAACCTTCATTGAAAGCAGTGCTTGTTCATGGGAGCTATGCAACAGGTGAAGAAATTGCCTACAGCGATTTCGATGGTTTGATCATTATCTCAAAAGAAGCGTTGCATAACAGAAAGCAACTTTCGGAGGCAGCATATAATCTGCATGAATTAAGAAAGTACATGCATCTCATCGATCCATTTCAACACCATGGCTGGTTTGTACTTTCCGAATATGATCTTGCAAATTATCCTGAATGGTTTTTGCCAACAGCTGTTTTACACCATAGCAAATCGTTGTTGGGAAATACAAGATTAGAGATCAATGTTCAGGAAGTACCTGATGTAGATTTTAAAAGATCCTTCCTGAGACTTTGTGATAGTTTGAAAAGAAAACTTTCTGCTTCCAAATCAGATTGGAATATTTATCAGTTGAAGGCCATCTTCAGTGAATTTATGATGTTGCCGTCAGCTTATGTTCAGGTGCGTGATGACAAAGGTATTTTCAAAAAATACAGCTTCGCAGAAATGCGCCGGGATTTCACGGATGATGAATTTGCTGTGATGGATGAGGTTTCAAATATTCGATTGAACTGGATGGTTGACCTGACCGATAGACAGAAAAAGTTTTTTGAAAGAATTGATTTCTTAAGTTGGAAAGGCCGGCAAAAAATAGAATTAAGTACACCTGTTTTTATTGAGCTTTCCATTAACAATGGAATTTTTTCGAGGATGAATAATTTCACTGCATTGGTCAAACACACGATTCTTAACTCAAACAAAAATGAGTAA
- a CDS encoding glycosyltransferase: MKKRIMILGKIPPPYMGPSIATQIILESSLKERFELLHIDTRVNTSLDTMGRFSLSKIIRSISIWIKMFTTILTKRPALVVIPISQSTAGYLKDLIFILIAKITFRKTLIHLRGSNFRNWLNSSSAFTRFFVTTTLKMNNGVIVLGNNLKQLFSGIFSGKNIYVCPNGGNYSIPASSRKDSDVRILYLANLQPSKGIEDVLNAIKKLKTRIASGYTLVVVGSWRSKIVEESCIKLVTENNLPVVFLPPATGDDKFQHLADADIFVFTPREPEGHPWVIVEAMAAGLPIISTDKGAIIESVIDGINGYIVPTGDPDAIAERLYKLISEPGLRSAMSVASKKAYQNGFTEEKMVGNLTTIFEKVIN, from the coding sequence ATGAAAAAACGAATAATGATACTCGGAAAAATTCCGCCTCCTTATATGGGACCATCAATTGCAACACAGATCATTCTCGAATCTTCTCTGAAGGAGCGTTTTGAATTGTTGCACATCGATACCCGTGTCAATACTTCATTGGATACAATGGGCAGATTTTCATTGAGTAAAATTATCCGAAGTATTTCTATCTGGATAAAAATGTTTACGACGATCCTGACGAAACGTCCGGCACTGGTTGTAATTCCGATTTCGCAATCTACTGCAGGATATTTAAAAGATCTTATTTTTATTCTGATTGCGAAAATTACATTCCGGAAAACTCTTATTCACTTGCGTGGAAGTAATTTCAGAAACTGGTTGAATTCTTCTTCAGCTTTTACCAGATTCTTTGTCACAACTACTCTTAAAATGAATAATGGTGTGATCGTACTGGGAAATAATCTGAAACAACTTTTTTCCGGAATTTTTTCCGGAAAAAATATTTATGTATGTCCTAATGGTGGGAATTATTCAATACCTGCATCTTCAAGAAAAGATTCAGACGTAAGGATCTTATACCTTGCCAATCTGCAACCTTCAAAAGGAATTGAAGATGTACTGAATGCCATAAAAAAATTGAAAACGAGAATCGCATCAGGATATACACTCGTTGTTGTAGGATCCTGGCGGTCGAAAATTGTGGAAGAAAGTTGTATTAAACTTGTAACAGAAAATAATTTGCCTGTGGTTTTTCTTCCACCTGCAACAGGCGACGACAAATTTCAACATTTAGCCGATGCCGACATTTTTGTTTTTACTCCGCGTGAACCTGAAGGACATCCCTGGGTGATCGTAGAAGCTATGGCTGCCGGACTTCCAATAATTTCTACAGATAAAGGCGCAATCATTGAAAGTGTTATAGATGGAATAAATGGTTATATTGTTCCTACCGGTGACCCCGATGCAATTGCAGAGCGGTTGTATAAATTGATATCAGAACCCGGGCTTCGCTCTGCAATGAGTGTAGCTTCAAAGAAAGCATATCAGAACGGATTTACCGAAGAGAAAATGGTCGGTAATCTGACAACAATATTTGAAAAAGTAATTAACTGA
- the asnB gene encoding asparagine synthase (glutamine-hydrolyzing): MCGINGIVSFGSSIDNGKELVAAMNTAIAHRGPDDLGYWADEQRKVHFGHLRLSIIDLSPAGHQPMISANGNVIIFNGEIYNYKELKTKYFSDHQFKGDSDTEVLLALYEKFGENCLNYLNGMFAFAIWDFSKKQLFIARDRVGKKPFYYSMQDGKFSFSSEIKGLLRLPWMKRKLDENAMYHFLTFNLLAPPQTMFDGIDKLEPGCKLTIDSRGVVSKKEYWEVNYSAEIEKLSEEESQIKVERALEKAIELRMVSDVPVGAFLSGGVDSSAVVAYMSKLTSKPVNTFSIGFDGQQEYDERFYANKVSKLFNTNHSDIVVTSDDIESFLPEVVNIFDEPMADATCIPIYFLSQKARQSGSIVVLTGDGSDELFAGYRNWKKFIRLFPWYNQYSKLPDFVKQGVLKGAGVFASDNAYEILSRSARGQDMFWGGAKSFKESTKTKFLSEEYLERLGVNDSYSVIQRYKERFEMIKTHSNRKFEYADWMCYLGLKFMVPNYYLYRMDHLGMANSIEIRSPFLDYEFVNTALSISSKYKLNKEEPKYILKKALEKVLPAEILYRKKMGFCVPLKEWAGDLMIDYIEKNLRSFCNDHPQFKYDELNSLLKQLKAGDESTVNRLWTLYFLIAWFKKWLD; encoded by the coding sequence ATGTGCGGGATTAATGGCATAGTTAGTTTTGGTAGTAGTATCGACAACGGAAAGGAACTCGTTGCCGCTATGAATACTGCTATTGCTCACCGTGGTCCTGATGATCTTGGCTATTGGGCAGATGAACAACGGAAAGTTCATTTCGGTCATCTTCGGCTAAGCATCATTGATCTTTCACCTGCAGGCCATCAGCCCATGATCTCTGCAAATGGGAATGTTATAATTTTTAACGGCGAGATCTATAATTACAAAGAACTTAAAACTAAATATTTCAGTGACCATCAATTTAAGGGCGATAGTGATACGGAAGTTCTCTTAGCACTATATGAAAAGTTTGGTGAGAATTGTCTTAATTACCTCAATGGCATGTTTGCATTTGCCATCTGGGATTTTTCTAAAAAGCAACTCTTTATTGCAAGAGACAGAGTCGGAAAGAAACCGTTCTATTATTCCATGCAGGATGGAAAATTTTCTTTTTCATCAGAGATAAAAGGACTATTGCGTTTGCCATGGATGAAAAGAAAGCTCGATGAAAATGCAATGTATCATTTTCTTACTTTCAATTTGCTTGCTCCGCCACAAACCATGTTCGATGGGATTGATAAGCTGGAGCCCGGATGTAAGCTTACCATTGATTCAAGGGGAGTAGTGAGCAAGAAAGAATACTGGGAAGTTAATTATTCGGCAGAGATCGAAAAACTCAGTGAAGAAGAATCGCAAATAAAAGTTGAGCGCGCCCTGGAAAAAGCGATTGAACTGCGAATGGTTTCTGATGTTCCTGTCGGGGCTTTTCTCAGTGGTGGAGTTGATTCCAGTGCTGTAGTTGCTTACATGTCAAAACTGACATCAAAGCCGGTAAATACTTTTTCAATAGGCTTCGATGGCCAGCAGGAATACGATGAACGGTTCTACGCAAATAAAGTATCAAAATTATTTAATACAAATCACAGTGATATAGTTGTTACTTCTGACGACATAGAAAGTTTCCTGCCTGAAGTGGTCAATATTTTTGATGAGCCAATGGCCGATGCAACATGTATTCCAATTTATTTTCTTTCGCAGAAAGCAAGACAGTCGGGAAGCATTGTCGTTTTAACAGGTGATGGAAGTGATGAATTATTTGCAGGATATAGAAACTGGAAAAAATTTATCCGGTTGTTTCCCTGGTACAATCAATATTCAAAGCTTCCTGATTTCGTGAAGCAGGGAGTTTTGAAAGGTGCCGGAGTATTTGCTTCTGATAATGCATATGAAATTTTATCGAGATCGGCACGAGGTCAGGATATGTTCTGGGGCGGAGCAAAAAGTTTTAAGGAAAGTACAAAGACAAAATTCTTGTCTGAAGAATATCTTGAGCGTTTAGGTGTAAATGATTCTTACAGCGTTATTCAACGTTATAAAGAACGTTTTGAAATGATAAAAACACATTCGAACAGAAAGTTTGAATATGCTGACTGGATGTGCTATCTGGGACTGAAATTTATGGTCCCGAATTATTATTTGTATCGTATGGATCATCTTGGGATGGCAAATTCGATAGAGATCCGTTCGCCTTTTCTTGATTATGAATTTGTGAATACGGCACTTTCAATTTCGTCTAAATATAAACTCAATAAAGAAGAGCCAAAATATATTTTAAAGAAGGCGCTTGAAAAAGTTTTACCTGCAGAAATTCTTTATCGGAAGAAAATGGGATTCTGTGTTCCGCTAAAAGAGTGGGCCGGCGATCTGATGATTGATTACATTGAAAAAAATCTCAGATCTTTTTGCAATGATCATCCGCAATTCAAATATGATGAATTGAATTCTCTTCTCAAGCAATTGAAAGCAGGCGATGAATCAACGGTGAATCGATTATGGACCTTATATTTTCTGATTGCATGGTTTAAAAAATGGCTTGATTGA
- the tnpA gene encoding IS200/IS605 family transposase, whose protein sequence is MSNTYTQVHIQFVFAVKYRKAQLLPNFKIELLKYITSIIQKYGHKMLAINCEPDHIHIFIGMRPTQSISDLMQEVKASSSGWINARNFLPAKFEWQGGYGAFAYHKKQIPSVIDYIQKQEIHHRKTTFIEEFIEFLKEHDIEYDDRYIFKDMI, encoded by the coding sequence ATGTCAAATACCTATACTCAAGTTCACATTCAATTTGTTTTTGCTGTGAAATACAGGAAAGCGCAATTGTTACCAAATTTTAAAATCGAGTTATTGAAGTATATCACTTCCATAATTCAAAAGTACGGTCATAAAATGCTTGCAATAAACTGTGAGCCGGATCACATTCATATTTTTATAGGAATGCGACCGACACAGTCAATTTCGGACTTAATGCAAGAGGTGAAGGCAAGTTCGTCAGGATGGATCAATGCCAGAAATTTTTTACCGGCGAAGTTTGAATGGCAAGGTGGATATGGTGCTTTCGCCTACCATAAAAAACAGATCCCAAGTGTGATTGATTATATCCAGAAGCAGGAAATTCATCATCGGAAAACTACTTTCATTGAAGAGTTTATAGAATTCCTGAAAGAGCACGATATAGAATACGACGACCGATACATTTTCAAAGATATGATATGA
- a CDS encoding glycosyltransferase family 4 protein has translation MKILVITNIPNPYRIPLFNELNIQLREKGMDLKVIFAAETYSRRKFVIDLNDCKFEFAFLGSEQISFGNSEKTTFRYGNLTEVLKSENPDRIIVSGFSMATMKVWWYTKFSKAKYLIWSGSVTTIGKGASFIRSLQRKVLAANSAAFIVYGKRAGKYLESLGVQAKRIFKAINTVDTTFFREKTVELQGKSRLSDNKHRLSYVGYLSKRKNVDQLLICIRQLANVRQDFVLDLIGDGDHLSDLQRQVVELKLESFVQFTGFKQKEELPEYYAQTEVFLFQTGFDIWGLVLNEAMAAGLPCIASPNAGAVDDLIEDGKTGFIVDFNNVDRVLEKINFLLDNKEQAKIIGMNASQFILHNAGVKQSAKGFVDAIVYSNNNE, from the coding sequence ATGAAGATTCTGGTAATAACAAATATTCCTAATCCATACCGGATTCCACTTTTCAATGAGTTAAATATTCAGTTGCGTGAAAAAGGAATGGATCTCAAGGTTATCTTTGCAGCAGAAACTTATAGCAGAAGAAAATTTGTGATCGATCTGAATGATTGCAAATTTGAATTCGCATTTTTAGGTTCTGAACAGATCAGCTTTGGAAATTCTGAAAAGACCACTTTCCGATATGGCAATCTGACAGAAGTTCTGAAGAGTGAAAATCCCGACCGGATAATAGTCAGCGGATTTTCAATGGCCACAATGAAAGTCTGGTGGTACACGAAATTTTCAAAGGCAAAATATCTGATCTGGAGTGGCTCTGTGACCACCATAGGAAAAGGAGCGTCATTCATTCGTTCTTTACAAAGAAAGGTTTTAGCAGCCAATTCCGCGGCATTTATCGTCTACGGTAAACGGGCAGGCAAGTACCTCGAAAGTCTTGGAGTGCAAGCAAAAAGGATCTTTAAGGCAATAAATACTGTCGATACGACCTTTTTTCGGGAAAAAACTGTTGAATTGCAAGGAAAAAGCCGTTTATCAGATAACAAACACCGACTTTCTTACGTAGGCTACCTTAGTAAAAGGAAGAATGTGGATCAACTACTGATCTGCATCCGGCAGTTGGCAAATGTTCGTCAGGATTTTGTTCTTGACCTCATCGGCGACGGCGATCATTTAAGCGATCTGCAACGGCAGGTCGTTGAATTAAAACTGGAAAGTTTCGTTCAGTTTACCGGCTTCAAACAAAAAGAAGAACTCCCGGAATACTATGCGCAAACGGAGGTGTTTCTTTTCCAGACCGGATTTGATATCTGGGGTCTGGTCTTGAATGAAGCAATGGCAGCAGGATTACCTTGCATAGCTTCTCCAAATGCAGGCGCAGTAGATGACCTGATCGAAGATGGTAAAACAGGATTCATTGTTGATTTCAATAATGTCGATCGTGTACTTGAAAAAATAAATTTCCTGCTCGATAATAAAGAACAGGCAAAAATAATTGGAATGAATGCGTCTCAGTTCATTTTGCATAATGCGGGAGTAAAGCAAAGTGCGAAAGGGTTTGTGGATGCAATTGTTTATTCAAATAATAACGAATAA
- a CDS encoding glycosyltransferase family 4 protein: MNILWQSKSSKVLQAFYEGTVADGINGGNAYDVQSALALARDFKVVIDPVTIRKNESVFSYWRRMRNYKPVADLLIMEPYPVVFGKRSESQLSIAVIHHIDHFLAKKSIYHRWYFYNLLRKINKCNAIVTVSEHWKKYFELRGCKNVSVIYNSFDPELYGKSEEDEQSFRRRNGIPSDKKIVYIGNAIREKGVVEVYEALKSSGFHLVMTGPRNRVPELNVQYLNLKRKEYLQLLTFSSVVVCFSLMEEGWNRIAHESLLSHTPVVGKDSGGMTELLNKAGQIVVRDRSEIRDAVTEAMEKRGQLADSGFNYVKQFDLNYFENAWKNIIRSVIKEN; encoded by the coding sequence ATGAATATACTATGGCAAAGTAAAAGTTCAAAGGTGTTGCAGGCTTTCTATGAGGGAACTGTTGCAGACGGTATCAATGGTGGAAATGCCTATGATGTACAATCTGCATTGGCCCTTGCCAGGGATTTCAAAGTGGTAATTGATCCTGTTACCATTCGTAAAAATGAATCAGTATTTTCATATTGGCGGAGAATGCGCAACTATAAACCGGTTGCCGACCTTCTGATCATGGAGCCATATCCTGTTGTATTTGGAAAACGAAGTGAGTCACAACTGTCAATCGCAGTAATTCATCACATCGACCATTTTCTTGCAAAGAAATCAATTTATCATCGTTGGTATTTTTATAATTTGCTGAGGAAGATAAATAAATGCAATGCAATAGTTACTGTTTCTGAGCATTGGAAAAAGTATTTTGAATTACGTGGATGCAAAAATGTTTCTGTTATTTATAATTCATTCGATCCTGAATTGTATGGAAAGTCTGAAGAAGATGAACAATCATTCAGGCGAAGAAATGGTATTCCATCTGACAAAAAAATTGTTTATATTGGTAATGCTATCCGTGAAAAAGGCGTGGTAGAAGTATATGAAGCATTAAAGAGTTCCGGTTTCCATCTGGTAATGACAGGTCCGAGAAACAGAGTTCCGGAATTGAATGTTCAATACCTGAATTTAAAAAGAAAAGAATATTTACAATTACTGACTTTTTCTTCAGTAGTAGTTTGTTTTTCTCTGATGGAAGAAGGTTGGAACCGAATTGCACATGAATCCTTATTGTCACACACACCGGTAGTTGGAAAAGATAGTGGCGGTATGACTGAACTCCTGAATAAAGCCGGACAAATTGTAGTCCGAGACAGAAGCGAGATCAGAGATGCTGTTACTGAAGCGATGGAGAAGAGAGGTCAATTAGCTGATTCAGGATTCAATTACGTAAAACAATTTGATCTGAATTATTTTGAAAATGCATGGAAGAATATAATCAGATCAGTTATAAAAGAAAATTAA
- a CDS encoding bi-domain-containing oxidoreductase, with the protein MEQLVQSLNDGAMQILQVPFPALQSGCILVRNHYSVISAGTEGKSVKDARLGYVAKARARKEEVGKVMKSVQNFGLLPTYKMVMNKLESPSPLGYCCAGEVIAVAGDVQDFRIGDLVACGGNTAVHAEVVSVPVNLCVKLPAGIDVRQAAFATLGAIAMQGIRQADLRLGENAVVIGLGLIGQLTIQMLNAAGIRTIGIDIDDRMVKLAALNDCELAINRRSETLENDVMQFTSGHGTDAVIITAGTDSTDPVDLAGALCRKKGKVIIVGAVPTGFKRANYFKKELELKMSASYGPGRYDREYEEDGIDYPYAYVRWTENRNMEAFIELLRKEKLNINGLITHEFSFTKAEDAYKIIVEKSEPFTGMILKYDSKKQIASTIKLSDKKYSGSQPVVGFIGAGSFAQNYLLPSVKDKAQLAIVATARPNNARYIADKYGFASCTGNASEVFSDKDVNTIFVATRHDTHAEYVIEALKNNKNVFVEKPLCLKPEELETIRTLYNSKNVLLMLGFNRRFSPFTEQLKSFISKTVNSAGSSAISINYRVNAGMVAADHWVHDMQIGGGRILGEVCHFIDLCTFIADSRVTGVSAMAMDSADKKQDTVTISLTMANGSIASISYFSNGQKDLAKEKIEIFSGGVVAVIDDFKSITTYGKSVSEKSGKQDKGHQKEVQLFLESLREGKQSPIPFEEIYHSMLVTFKVLESIARNGELIKID; encoded by the coding sequence ATGGAACAACTTGTACAAAGTTTAAATGACGGAGCAATGCAGATTCTGCAAGTGCCATTCCCTGCTTTACAATCAGGTTGTATTCTTGTGCGTAATCATTACTCAGTGATCAGTGCAGGAACCGAAGGTAAATCTGTTAAGGATGCGCGCTTAGGTTATGTAGCAAAAGCAAGAGCACGCAAGGAAGAAGTTGGTAAGGTGATGAAGTCTGTTCAGAATTTTGGATTGTTGCCAACGTATAAGATGGTAATGAACAAACTTGAAAGCCCGTCACCATTAGGTTATTGTTGCGCAGGCGAAGTGATCGCTGTTGCAGGCGATGTACAGGATTTTCGTATAGGTGATCTCGTTGCTTGTGGTGGAAACACTGCTGTTCATGCAGAAGTTGTTTCAGTCCCTGTTAATCTTTGTGTCAAACTTCCGGCAGGAATTGATGTCCGTCAGGCTGCATTTGCTACACTCGGTGCTATTGCAATGCAGGGTATCCGTCAGGCTGATCTGCGTCTGGGGGAAAATGCAGTTGTAATAGGATTAGGTTTGATCGGACAGCTTACAATTCAAATGCTGAATGCGGCTGGTATACGTACGATCGGTATTGATATCGATGATCGCATGGTAAAACTTGCAGCCTTGAATGATTGTGAATTAGCGATCAACCGACGTTCAGAAACATTGGAGAATGATGTCATGCAATTCACTTCCGGTCATGGTACCGATGCAGTGATCATCACCGCAGGTACCGACTCAACAGATCCTGTTGATCTTGCAGGAGCATTGTGCAGGAAGAAAGGTAAAGTGATCATCGTTGGTGCTGTTCCCACAGGATTTAAACGTGCAAATTATTTCAAGAAAGAACTTGAATTGAAAATGTCTGCATCGTATGGCCCCGGTCGTTACGATAGGGAATATGAAGAAGACGGAATTGATTATCCTTATGCTTATGTCCGCTGGACAGAAAACAGAAACATGGAAGCATTCATTGAATTGCTTCGTAAAGAGAAGTTGAATATAAACGGACTTATCACTCACGAATTTTCATTTACAAAGGCTGAAGATGCCTATAAGATCATCGTTGAAAAATCAGAGCCATTCACCGGAATGATTTTGAAATATGATTCAAAAAAACAAATTGCATCGACAATAAAATTGTCGGATAAAAAATATTCCGGATCGCAACCGGTTGTTGGATTTATAGGTGCAGGTTCTTTTGCTCAGAATTATTTATTGCCTTCGGTAAAAGATAAAGCCCAGCTTGCAATTGTAGCTACTGCACGTCCGAATAATGCGCGGTATATAGCAGACAAATATGGTTTTGCTTCCTGTACAGGAAATGCAAGCGAAGTTTTTTCCGATAAAGATGTGAATACGATCTTCGTTGCAACCCGGCATGATACTCATGCAGAGTATGTAATTGAGGCATTAAAAAATAACAAGAATGTTTTTGTTGAAAAGCCTTTATGTCTGAAGCCGGAAGAACTTGAAACGATAAGGACACTTTACAATTCAAAAAATGTTCTGTTGATGCTTGGCTTCAATCGTAGATTTTCTCCATTCACGGAACAGTTGAAATCATTCATTTCAAAAACAGTTAATTCTGCCGGCTCATCTGCAATCTCCATCAACTACAGAGTAAATGCAGGAATGGTTGCCGCAGACCATTGGGTGCACGATATGCAGATCGGTGGCGGAAGGATTCTTGGAGAGGTTTGTCATTTTATTGATCTGTGTACATTTATCGCCGACTCCAGAGTAACCGGTGTTAGTGCAATGGCCATGGATTCAGCAGATAAAAAGCAAGATACTGTGACGATCAGTTTAACGATGGCCAATGGAAGCATTGCGAGTATCAGTTATTTTTCGAATGGACAGAAAGATCTTGCAAAAGAAAAGATAGAAATATTTTCAGGTGGAGTAGTAGCAGTCATTGACGATTTTAAATCAATTACTACCTACGGAAAAAGCGTATCGGAGAAATCAGGAAAACAGGATAAAGGACATCAGAAAGAAGTTCAGTTGTTTCTTGAATCATTACGTGAAGGAAAACAATCGCCTATACCTTTCGAAGAAATTTATCATTCGATGCTGGTAACATTCAAAGTACTTGAATCTATAGCAAGGAATGGTGAACTTATAAAAATTGATTAA
- a CDS encoding crotonobetainyl-CoA--carnitine CoA-transferase, which yields MSSKNNDLYIAPSIVSDKQAENRNDLIGLFQNCPLPEEEMMRNLGLFLNPADLKKFLFINDIYQKNIEIHGVIMEFGVRWGQNINLFQSLRSIYEPFNYSRKIIGFDTWSGFPSIHEKDGIELYAMKGAYNVAEDYKVYLDKVLSNLEKESPLDHMKKFELIQGDASVELAKYLKYHPETIISLAYFDFDIYEPTKNCLELIKPHLTKGSILVFDELNQPKFPGETIALREVFGLDKYSIKRSPFSHYQSYVVIE from the coding sequence ATGAGCTCGAAGAATAATGATCTGTACATAGCGCCGAGTATAGTTTCCGACAAGCAAGCTGAAAACAGAAATGACCTGATCGGGCTGTTTCAGAATTGTCCTCTCCCTGAAGAGGAAATGATGCGAAACCTTGGACTCTTCTTAAATCCTGCTGATCTTAAAAAGTTTCTTTTTATAAATGACATTTACCAAAAAAATATTGAGATCCATGGAGTGATCATGGAATTTGGTGTGAGATGGGGTCAGAACATAAATCTCTTTCAGTCGCTACGATCGATCTATGAACCGTTCAACTATAGTCGTAAGATCATTGGCTTCGACACGTGGTCAGGCTTCCCTTCCATTCATGAGAAAGACGGCATTGAACTTTATGCAATGAAAGGCGCCTACAATGTTGCTGAAGATTATAAAGTTTATCTGGATAAAGTGCTGAGCAATCTTGAAAAAGAAAGTCCGCTTGATCACATGAAAAAATTTGAACTCATTCAAGGTGACGCAAGTGTTGAACTTGCTAAATATCTGAAGTATCATCCGGAGACGATAATCTCATTGGCTTATTTCGATTTTGATATTTACGAGCCAACTAAAAATTGCCTTGAGTTAATTAAACCACATCTTACAAAAGGATCTATTTTAGTTTTTGACGAATTGAATCAACCTAAATTCCCGGGTGAAACAATTGCCCTTCGCGAGGTATTTGGACTGGACAAATACTCTATTAAACGGAGTCCGTTTAGTCATTATCAGTCCTATGTTGTGATTGAGTGA
- a CDS encoding DUF354 domain-containing protein — translation MKILFYLHHPAHFHLFKHSIRKLIALKHDIRIVATKKDVLEDLIKTEGWEYENFLPHGRKDNKFSIAFGLIKQDLRLLRKCLKDRPDLLIGTSTEICHIGYLLRIPNIFVNEDDADIIPLVKKLAHPFAMHLLSPDVCETGEPHKTITYRGYHELAYLHPNVFSADKNIVRKYFNPDEKYFILRFAKLKAHHDSGVQGIDTETASKYLLLPKENSKKNLNPTV, via the coding sequence ATGAAGATCTTATTCTATTTACATCATCCTGCGCATTTTCATTTGTTCAAACATTCTATCAGAAAACTGATTGCTCTCAAACATGATATCAGAATTGTTGCAACAAAAAAAGACGTTCTCGAAGATCTTATAAAAACAGAAGGCTGGGAATATGAAAACTTTCTTCCGCACGGAAGGAAAGACAATAAGTTTTCAATTGCATTCGGATTAATTAAACAGGATCTCCGCCTGCTTAGAAAATGTCTCAAAGACAGACCCGATCTTCTGATCGGAACATCGACAGAGATCTGTCACATCGGTTATCTTCTTCGTATTCCGAATATCTTCGTCAATGAAGATGATGCTGATATTATTCCGCTGGTGAAAAAATTAGCACATCCTTTTGCAATGCATCTCTTATCACCTGATGTCTGCGAAACCGGTGAACCACATAAAACAATTACATACAGAGGCTATCACGAACTGGCGTACTTACATCCTAACGTTTTTTCAGCCGACAAAAATATTGTCAGAAAATATTTTAATCCTGATGAAAAATATTTCATTCTGCGCTTTGCAAAACTGAAAGCACATCATGATTCGGGAGTTCAGGGAATTGATACAGAAACAGCTTCTAAGTATTTATTACTGCCGAAAGAGAACTCGAAAAAGAATTTGAACCCTACCGTCTGA